The genomic window CGAAGAAAGTAATTCAATAGCCGTTATTGTGAAGCATATTGCCGGAAATATGCTGTCGAGATGGACCAATTTTTTAACCGAAGACGGAGAAAAATCGTGGCGGAACCGTGATGAAGAATTTATAAATATTTTCAAAACCAAACAGGAAATTTTAGAATATTGGGAAAAAGGCTGGAAATGTCTTTTTAATGCAATGAATCAAATTACTGATGAAAATTTATACTCTACAATCTACATCAGAAGTGAGGCTCATTCGGTAATTGATGCCGTTTTCCGCCAACTGGCGCATTATCCTTATCATATCGGACAGATCATATATATTGC from Chryseobacterium camelliae includes these protein-coding regions:
- a CDS encoding DUF1572 domain-containing protein → MKDLFIKRFEYYKMLGDKSFEQLSDEQFFWQFNEESNSIAVIVKHIAGNMLSRWTNFLTEDGEKSWRNRDEEFINIFKTKQEILEYWEKGWKCLFNAMNQITDENLYSTIYIRSEAHSVIDAVFRQLAHYPYHIGQIIYIAKMIKNDDWKTLSIARNRSQDFNNEMKDKFSGE